A window from Onychostoma macrolepis isolate SWU-2019 chromosome 07, ASM1243209v1, whole genome shotgun sequence encodes these proteins:
- the si:cabz01076231.1 gene encoding calcium-binding protein 2, with translation MAQKADRTPSTESSSADGSAPKSALRKMASSDASKKKICKKSNEDAMNKVYTNLLSSIFGQERELSQPELDELAEAFKEFDYDQDGYLNYKDLAECMRTMGYMPTEMELLEIIQQIKMRLGGLMDFDDFCELMGPRMMVETADMLGLKEIKSSFCQFDTDGDGKISLDEMKEALKTLLGEKLKKGELEEILKELDLNGDGTVDFDEFVMMLSVR, from the exons AGAGAG CTCATCAGCTGATGGCTCTGCCCCCAAATCTGCCCTCCGCAAGATGGCGTCCAGTGACGCCTCCAAGAAGAAGATATGCAAGAAATCTAACGAGGATGCCATGAACAAAGTGTACACTAACCTGCTGAGCAGCATCTTCGGACAG GAGCGAGAGCTGTCTCAGCCAGAGCTGGATG AGCTGGCCGAGGCCTTCAAGGAGTTCGATTACGATCAGGACGGCTATCTGAACTATAAGGATCTGGCCGAGTGCATGCGGACGATGGGCTACATGCCCACAGAGATGGAGCTGCTGGAGATCATCCAGCAGATCAAGATGAGGC TTGGAGGCCTGATGGATTTTGATGATTTCTGTGAGTTGATGGGTCCCAGGATGATGGTGGAGACGGCGGATATGCTGGGACTCAAAGAGATCAAAAGCTCCTTCTGTCAG TTTGACACTGACGGTGATGGGAAGATCTCTCTGGATGAGATGAAGGAGGCTTTGAAGACTCTGTTAGGAGAGAAACTCAAGAAAGGAGAGCTGGAGGAGATCCTGAAGGAGCTGGACCTGAACGGAGACGGAACCGTGGATTTCGACG AGTTTGTGATGATGCTGTCGGTGCGATAA